The Trichocoleus sp. genome has a segment encoding these proteins:
- a CDS encoding IS5/IS1182 family transposase: RFKTIFGDKLSSRNFDNQAVELFIKCAALNRMIQICKPDSYEVAA; the protein is encoded by the coding sequence TCGCTTCAAAACCATCTTTGGTGACAAGCTTAGTTCACGCAACTTTGACAACCAAGCAGTGGAATTGTTCATCAAGTGTGCAGCGCTCAACCGCATGATCCAGATCTGTAAACCGGATAGCTATGAAGTAGCGGCTTAG